One segment of Candidatus Thermoplasmatota archaeon DNA contains the following:
- a CDS encoding RDD family protein, protein MVTGFDYLSQDKALQEHWARRFAAIIIDALIIYAPISILFRVLGTPLFYPWFFAGGLFFLYCALFDATIGGTVGKMLLHLKTVSTTGKVDFAKAILRNISKIFVVLLLLDWIIGMAVDTKDPRQKWTDQIAKTSVMLY, encoded by the coding sequence ATGGTAACAGGATTCGACTACCTGAGCCAGGACAAGGCGCTCCAGGAACACTGGGCCCGCAGGTTCGCGGCCATCATCATCGACGCGCTGATCATCTATGCACCAATTTCGATCCTTTTCCGGGTGCTGGGGACCCCTCTGTTTTACCCCTGGTTCTTCGCAGGAGGCCTGTTCTTCCTGTACTGCGCGCTCTTCGACGCTACGATAGGGGGAACGGTTGGCAAGATGCTGCTCCATCTGAAGACAGTTTCCACGACGGGGAAGGTGGATTTCGCCAAGGCGATTCTCAGGAACATATCCAAGATCTTCGTGGTACTCCTGCTCCTGGACTGGATCATCGGCATGGCTGTTGACACGAAGGACCCGAGGCAGAAGTGGACGGACCAGATCGCCAAGACCTCGGTCATGCTCTATTAG